From a single Botrytis cinerea B05.10 chromosome 4, complete sequence genomic region:
- the Bmr5 gene encoding Bmr5, producing the protein MESEATFEDGISNITKVEDMGATIITPRSERTWHMASEIQEIKDRDEEGGQLPRKLGVTWQNLTVKGISSDATFNENVLSQMYPFHKKPKETPMKTIIDNSNGCVKPGEMMLVLGRPGSGCTTLLNVLSNNRLGYEEITGDVSFGNMSAQEAARYRGQIIMNTEEEIMFPTLSVEDTIAFAARMKTPYHLPPGIKTAEEYAQFNKDFLLRLVGISHTASTKVGDAFTRGVSGGERKRVSIIECLTTRASVFCWDNSTRGLDASTALDWAKAIRVMTDVLGLTTIVTLYQAGNGIYEHFDKVLVLDEGKQIFYGKQHDAVPFMEGLGFIRDSGSNRSDFLTGVTVPTERRIAPGFEKSFPRTADEVRAAYDQSSIKSQMLEECQSYATSEEAKENTSLFKDMVRLEKHKGVSENSAVTTDFGTQIKAAVTRQYQIMWGDKSTLIMKQGATVIQALVGGSLFYAAPNNSAGLFLKGGALFFSILYNALIALSEVTDSFTSRPILAKHRAFALYHPAAICIAQIIADFPILMFQVTHFGIVFYFMVGLKRTAGAFFTYLVSNFMTAMSMTALFRLIGAAFPTFDAATKVSGLTTVGLFSYMGYMITKPDMHPWFVWIYWINPMAYGFESLLGNEFHGQELDCVGPYLIPNGPGYTAGDGGQSCIGVGGAVTGATSVTGDEYLASMSFSHSHLWRNFGIVCVWWVFFVGLTIFFTSKWKLLGEGGRSLLVPREQQQKSKHLLQPKDEEAQAHEKSLTESASVSGTDTPNGSLNKDLIRNKSIFTWKNLTYTVKTSDGDRVLLDNVQGYVKPGMLGALMGSSGAGKTTLLDVLAQRKTEGTIHGSVLVDGRPIPISFQRSAGYVEQLDVHESLATVREALEFSALLRQSRDTPDEEKLRYVDTIIDLLELNDLEHTLVGRPGAGLSVEQRKRLTIGVELVAKPSILIFLDEPTSGLDGQSAYNTVRFLRKLAGAGQAILVTIHQPSAQLFAQFDTLLLLAKGGKTVYFGDIGQNASTLKDYFARHGEPCSPEANPAEHMIDVVTGLGNSGKDRDWNQIWLQSPEHEKLSQKLDAMVSEAAARPVEDTVDGYEFAASQWTQTKLVTHRMNVSLFRNIEYLNNKFAMHVSLALLNGFSFWMIGDHLSDLQRNLFTVFSFIFVAPGVIAQLQPLFIDRRDIYEAREKKSKMYHWAPFVTGLIVSEFPYLIVCALLYYVCWYFTAGLPSGANSAGSVFFVVILYELLYTGIGQSIAAYAPNAVFASLVNPLVITTLVSFCGVMVPYSQIEPFWKYWIYYLDPYNYLMSSLLIFTSWDKSVHCTPDELAIFDPSPNQTCGEYLDIYQRGMGAGINLWNPEATADCRVCQYTHGGDYLKGLNLAEKSYGWRNTGIVVAFVVGIYGLVYFMMKLRTKATKKAES; encoded by the exons ATGGAAAGCGAGGCCACTTTCGAGGATGGAATATCTAATATTACCAAAGTTGAGGATATGGGAGCAACAATAATCACACCACGGAGTGAAAGGACATGGCACATGGCATCAGAAATACAAGAAATAAAAGACCGAGACGAAGAAGGTGGACAGCTTCCTAGAAAGCTTGGTGTAACCTGGCAAAACCTCACCGTCAAGGGGATCAGCAGCGACGCCACATTCAATGAAAATGTTCTCTCCCAGATGTATCCATTCCAcaagaaaccaaaagaaaCCCCGATGAAAACGATCATCGACAACTCAAACGGCTGCGTCAAGCCAGGCGAAATGATGCTTGTTCTTGGACGGCCTGGTTCAGGTTGCACGACGTTGCTCAACGTACTCTCGAATAACCGGCTAGGTTATGAAGAGATCACAGGCGATGTTAGCTTTGGGAATATGTCAGCCCAAGAAGCTGCAAGATATCGTGGCCAGATTATCATGAATACCGAAGAGGAGATCATGTTTCCTACTCTCTCAGTCGAGGATACTATAGCCTTTGCCGCACGCATGAAGACTCCCTATCACTTACCGCCTGGTATCAAGACAGCTGAGGAGTATGCCCAGTTCAACAAGGATTTTCTCCTACGGTTGGTGGGAATCTCTCACACTGCCTCTACAAAGGTTGGTGACGCCTTTACCAGAGGTGTCTCTGGAGGAGAACGGAAGCGTGTTTCAATCATTGAATGCTTAACAACTCGAGCGAGTGTCTTCTGCTGGGACAACTCAACAAGAGGGCTCGACGCCAGCACAGCTCTAGATTGGGCCAAGGCAATTCGAGTCATGACTGACGTTCTGGGGCTCACAACTATTGTCACTCTCTATCAGGCTGGCAATGGTATCTATGAACATTTCGATAAAGTTCTTGTCCTTGATGAGGGTAAACAAATCTTTTACGGAAAACAGCATGATGCTGTTCCTTTCATGGAAGGCTTGGGATTTATCCGGGATTCTGGTTCTAATCGGTCAGATTTTCTGACCGGTGTAACTGTACCCACCGAACGTCGCATTGCCCCTGGCTTTGAGAAATCGTTTCCACGGACTGCAGATGAAGTCCGTGCTGCTTATGATCAATCGAGTATCAAATCTCAGATGCTGGAAGAGTGCCAAAGCTATGCGACAAGTGAAGAAGCTAAGGAAAACACATCATTGTTCAAAGATATGGTACGCCTTGAGAAGCACAAAGGAGTGTCCGAAAATTCTGCTGTTACTACCGACTTTGGCACTCAAATCAAGGCTGCTGTTACCAGGCAGTACCAGATTATGTGGGGTGATAAATCAACGCTGATTATGAAGCAAGGCGCCACAGTCATTCAAGCATTGGTTGGTGGCTCACTCTTCTACGCCGCTCCAAACAATTCAGCTGGCCTTTTCCTCAAGGGTGGTGCCCtattcttttcaatcctCTACAACGCCCTTATAGCTCTTTCGGAAGTCACAGATTCGTTCACAAGTAGACCTATCTTGGCTAAGCATCGTGCTTTCGCTCTATATCACCCCGCAGCTATTTGCATCGCACAAATTATTGCCGACTTTCCTATTCTAATGTTTCAGGTCACTCACTTTGGTATTGTTTTCTACTTCATGGTTGGCCTGAAGAGAACAGCTGGGGCATTCTTTACCTACTTGGTCTCCAATTTTATGACTGCCATGTCCATGACAGCTCTCTTCCGGTTGATTGGCGCCGCTTTCCCTACCTTTGATGCAGCAACTAAAGTCTCAGGTCTTACAACGGTCGGTCTCTTCTCGTATATGGGCTACATGATTACTAAGCCTGATATGCATCCGTGGTTCGTTTGGATCTACTGGATTAACCCTATGGCGTACGGCTTCGAATCTCTCCTTGGCAATGAGTTCCATGGGCAGGAATTAGATTGTGTTGGCCCTTACCTCATTCCAAATGGTCCCGGATATACAGCTGGTGATGGCGGGCAGTCATGTATCGGTGTTGGTGGGGCAGTCACTGGAGCCACAAGCGTCACGGGTGACGAATATCTTGCATCTATGTCCTTCAGTCATAGTCATTTATGGCGCAACTTTGGTATCGTCTGCGTATGGTGGGTATTTTTTGTTGGGCTTACGATATTTTTCACTTCCAAATGGAAACTCCTAGGAGAAGGTGGTCGGAGCCTTCTTGTGCCTCGAGAACAACAGCAAAAGTCGAAGCATCTGTTACAACCTAAAGATGAGGAGGCACAAGCTCATGAAAAGTCCCTGACGGAGTCTGCGTCTGTCTCTGGAACTGATACGCCTAATGGAAGTCTCAACAAAGACCTTATTCGCAACAAGAGTATTTTTACCTGGAAGAACTTGACGTACACCGTAAAAACCTCTGATGGTGACCGAGTTCTTCTTGATAACGTTCAAGGATATGTTAAACCTGGCATGCTTGGAGCTCTAATGGGCTCTTCCGGTGCGGGAAAGACAACTCTTCTCGATGTCCTGGCACAGCGCAAAACCGAAGGCACAATTCATGGATCTGTACTAGTCGATGGTCgccccatccccatctcatTTCAACGCTCTGCTGGTTATGTTGAACAACTCGATGTTCATGAGTCCTTGGCAACTGTTCGCGAGGCTCTTGAATTTTCAGCCCTTTTGCGCCAGTCTCGCGATACACCTGACGAGGAAAAGCTACGGTATGTGGACACAATCATCGATCTCCTGGAGTTAAACGACCTTGAGCATACACTTGTCGGTCGTCCTGGCGCTGGGCTTTCAGTTGAACAACGGAAGCGCCTTACCATCGGTGTCGAGTTGGTCGCAAAGCCAAGCATCCTTATCTTTCTCGACGAACCCACATCAGGCCTCGACGGGCAATCTGCTTACAATACTGTCCGCTTTCTTCGAAAACTTGCAGGAGCCGGACAAGCTATTTTGGTCACAATTCATCAACCCTCAGCACAATTATTTGCACAATTTGACACCCTCCTGTTACTTGCGAAAGGTGGCAAGACTGTCTACTTTGGTGATATCGGTCAAAACGCTAGCACTTTGAAAGATTACTTCGCACGCCATGGAGAACCTTGCTCTCCAGAAGCAAATCCAGCAGAGCACATGATCGATGTTGTAACAGGATTGGGAAATTCGGGTAAAGATCGAGATTGGAACCAAATTTGGTTGCAATCACCAGAACACGAGAAACTCTCTCAGAAATTGGACGCCATGGTAAGCGAAGCAGCTGCTAGGCCTGTAGAAGATACAGTCGATGGGTATGAGTTCGCGGCTTCTCAGTGGACACAGACTAAGCTTGTGACGCATCGCATGAATGTCTCACTCTTTCGGAACATCGAATACCTCAACAACAAGTTTGCTATGCATGTCAGTCTAGCCCTTCTTAACGGATTTTCGTTTTGGATGATCGGGGATCATCTCTCAGATCTTCAGCGTAACCTTTTCACTGTTTTTAGCTTCATTTTTGTGGCGCCAGGTGTTATCGCCCAGCTTCAGCCTCTTTTTATCGACCGTCGCGACATCTACGAGGCACGAGAAAAGAAGAGTAAGATGTATCATTGGGCTCCCTTTGTTACCGGGCTTATTGTCTCGGAGTTTCCTTACTTGATTGTCTGTGCCTTATTGTACTACGTCTGTTGGTATTTCACAGCTGGCCTTCCATCTGGAGCAAACTCCGCTGGGAGTGTGTTCTTCGTTGTA ATATTGTATGAGCTTCTATACACTGGTATCGGACAGTCGATTGCCGCTTACGCCCCCAACGCTGTCTTTGCGTCACTTGTCAACCCATTAGTCATTACAACTCTGGTTTCGTTCTGCGGTGTCATGGTACCATACAGTCAAATTGAACCTTTCTGGAAATATTG GATATACTACCTCGACCCTTACAATTATCTCATGAGCTCCCTGCTCATCTTCACAAGTTGGGATAAGTCTGTCCACTGCACACCCGACGAACTCGCCATCTTTGACCCGTCTCCAAACCAAACATGTGGCGAGtatcttgatatatatcaGCGTGGCATGGGAGCGGGCATCAACCTTTGGAATCCAGAAGCAACCGCTGATTGTCGTGTGTGCCAATACACTCACGGTGGAGATTATCTAAAGGGCCTGAATCTCGCGGAAAAATCAtatggatggagaaataCCGGTATCGTTGTGGCGTTCGTTGTTGGTATCTATGGATTGGTATATTTCATGATGAAGCTCAGAACAAAGGCCACGAAGAAAGCCGAATCTTGA